The following coding sequences lie in one Spinacia oleracea cultivar Varoflay chromosome 1, BTI_SOV_V1, whole genome shotgun sequence genomic window:
- the LOC130465455 gene encoding protein FAR1-RELATED SEQUENCE 5-like encodes MVEFVGNDNEDVIEDVIEEVHITDDEEENGADDDVVSPPFVGMVFQSWEEVDTYYKRRRVEGKRVYSTRDELGTKRSKKCDCPVLMYCNRTKDGEWVVKRAVNEHKNHCPTPRKSRYVPRYRQEDITSLVKRKLFNDYNSGANVPQIFNCLASERNGVENVTFTKKDLQNIIARDKAEKMKEGDWNAMWKYFKAMSTDNENFFHKHRVGEDNILKDVMWVDARSRAAYEEFGDVVVFDSTYLTNEYDLPFSNFVGVNHHGQTILLGCALLSHEDSETFEWLFTEWLSCMSNKKPIGFLTDQDAAMRKALREVMPDVRHRWCLWHILTKFSHKLGKYNDYELFKVELHNVIYNSLTKNEFEVQWTDVIKKYKLEGEIWLAGLYHGREMWVPAFMNGMFWAGMKSTQRSESINRFFDGFVDKHTRLFEFAPFYIKAVESRANDEQQADAADQRAVRPLATQFSVERAFRKVYTDAKFLEVQEQCNRVLYLTSLETTMVSAEVAHHKLEDRVWVLCKETRKEFSTKYRRNYIVQFNLETKLAECECKLFESDGILCRHIIKVYDMHDIQDVPDVYILRRWRKDVSRKHSRVKVVYHDPSKTEDVMKHDKLMLAYEPISLKASTNPECIKIVMDTLKVLEKRLDQQLIGVEDMDADETQDDVGTPGLSQTNKKRATTPKSVTNGCSQTKNKRTTKSTPKSVNKRNKCATPPDNVKVNDPVARNKPHRTPSCRHRSCVEPKKKTPIRRRRSKTNDVAGCSQEPPTQGADDVELTHTSAGGIEMLSQDGSVGYFTSIVGGDDVGDVGDDGLGLDNVDDLLCRNSLGWDK; translated from the exons ATGGTTGAATTTGTTGGGAATGATAATGAGGATGTAATTGAGGATGTAATTGAGGAAGTACACATTACGgatgatgaagaagaaaatGGAGCCGATGATGATGTAGTGAGTCCTCCATTTGTTGGGATGGTATTCCAGAGTTGGGAAGAAGTGGATACGTACTACAAAAG GCGTCGGGTTGAGGGGAAAAGGGTTTACTCAACTAGGGATGAGCTTGGCACCAAAAGGTCAAAGAAATGTGATTGCCCTGTTCTAATGTATTGCAACAGGACCAAGGATGGGGAATGGGTGGTTAAAAGGGCAGTTAATGAGCATAAGAACCATTGTCCAACACCGAGGAAATCTAGGTATGTTCCTAGGTATCGACAGGAAGACATCACCTCTCTTGTAAAGAGGAAGTTGTTTAATGACTACAACTCGGGTGCTAACGTTCCTCAGATATTTAACTGTCTAGCTAGCGAGAGGAATGGAGTTGAGAACGTGACATTCACCAAAAAAGATCTTCAAAACATCATTGCTAGGGATAAGGCAGAAAAGATGAAGGAGGGAGATTGGAATGCAATGTGGAAGTACTTTAAAGCGATGTCTACTGACAATGAAAATTTCTTTCACAAGCATAGGGTGGGTGAGGATAACATATTAAAGGATGTGATGTGGGTAGATGCTAGGAGTAGAGCTGCTTACGAAGagtttggagatgttgtagTGTTTGACTCCACCTACTTAACAAACGAGTATGACTTGCCATTTTCTAACTTTGTTGGGGTTAATcaccatggtcaaaccattctgcTTGGGTGTGCATTGTTATCCCATGAAGATTCAGAGACCTTTGAATGGTTATTTACCGAGTGGTTGTCATGTATGTCTAACAAAAAACCCATTGGTTTTCTTACTGACCAAGACGCTGCCATGAGGAAGGCCCTACGAGAAGTAATGCCTGATGTCCGACATCGATGGTGCTTGTGGCACATACTTACCAAGTTCAGTCACAAACTTGGAAAATACAATGACTATGAGCTGTTCAAAGTTGAGCTTCATAATGTGATTTACAACAGCCTTACCAAGAATGAATTTGAAGTGCAATGGACTGATGTAATCAAGAAGTATAAACTGGAGGGTGAGATTTGGCTTGCAG GATTATACCATGGAAGGGAAATGTGGGTGCCTGCATTTATGAACGGGATGTTTTGGGCTGGAATGAAGAGCACTCAAAGATCCGAAAGCATAAACAGGTTCTTTGATGGGTTCGTTGATAAGCACACACGATTGTTTGAGTTTGCTCCATTTTATATTAAAGCAGTGGAATCTAGAGCTAACGATGAGCAACAGGCTGATGCAGCTGACCAAAGGGCAGTTCGCCCGTTGGCCACCCAATTTAGTGTTGAGAGAGCCTTTAGAAAGGTGTACACAGATGCAAAATTCCTCGAGGTTCAAGAGCAGTGCAATCGTGTACTGTACCTTACTTCTCTTGAGACTACTATGGTGTCAGCTGAAGTTGCACATCATAAGCTGGAGGACAGAGTGTGGGTGTTGTGTAAGGAAACCCGCAAGGAATTTTCAACAAAGTACAGGCGGAATTATATTGTGCAGTTCAATTTGGAGACTAAATTGGCGGAGTGCGAATGCAAGCTGTTTGAAAGTGACGGTATACTTTGCAGGCACATTATAAAAGTGTATGACATGCATGACATTCAAGATGTCCCAGATGTTTATATTCTTCGTAGATGGAGGAAAGATGTGTCAAGGAAGCACTCGCGCGTGAAGGTGGTGTACCATGATCCAAGTAAGACCGAAGATGTCATGAAGCATGATAAATTAATGCTAGCATACGAGCCAATCAGTTTGAAGGCGTCAACGAATCCCGAGTGCATTAAAATTGTGATGGATACATTGAAGGTGTTGGAGAAGCGGTTGGATCAACAGTTGATTGGTGTGGAAGATATGGATGCTGATGAGACACAGGATGATGTTGGTACTCCTGGTTTGTCTCAAACCAACAAGAAGAGGGCAACTACTCCAAAATCTGTTACCAATGGGTGCAGTCAAACCAAAAACAAGAGGACCACCAAAAGTACCCCTAAGTCTGTGAACAAACGAAACAAATGTGCAACACCTCCTGATAACGTCAAGGTGAATGATCCTGTGGCAAGAAATAAACCACATAGGACACCAAGTTGTAGGCACCGTTCTTGTGTTGAGCCAAAAAAGAAAACACCCAtaaggagaaggagaagcaaAACAAATGATGTTGCTGGTTGCTCACAGGAACCTCCCACGCAG GGCGCTGATGATGTTGAGTTGACACACACTTCTGCTGGGGGTATTGAGATGTTATCTCAAGATGGGTCAGTTGGGTATTTCACCAGCATAGTTGGAGGAGATGATGTTGGTGATGTTGGTGATGATGGACTTGGACTTGACAATGTTGATGATCTTTTATGCCGAAATTCTCTTGGGTGGGATAAGTGA
- the LOC130465967 gene encoding uncharacterized protein: MDTMYPNPEEKHKSILKNMIPAIDTMLNVHDPQWELGTMGSWGRQLVELMNNTDNHSCGVLMLGWIKSSAARIVSRYGMENIVVARKALLMEDFLSEFNEAKDEALSAITCT, translated from the exons ATGGATACTATGTACCCCAACCCCGAAGAGAAGCATAAGTCTATTCTGAAAAATATG ATCCCGGCCATCGACACGATGTTAAATGTCCATGACCCCCAGTGGGAACTAGGCACAATGGGTAGTTGGGGAAGACAACTAGTCGAGCTTATGAACAACACCGACAA TCATAGCTGCGGCGTACTAATGTTGGGATGGATAAAGTCATCGGCCGCTCGTATCGTATCAAGATATGGAATG GAAAATATTGTTGTGGCTCGAAAAGCGCTACTAATGGAAGACTTTCTCTCGGAATTTAATGAAGCAAAGGATGAAGCATTGTCAGCAATCACCTGTACTTGA
- the LOC130465861 gene encoding uncharacterized protein yields MFHNQSVDVAYGERHHPRLPRDMRGSYIAKEVLNVLTSRFERIEEQMHNQGEVLRSMKLDLSRIVGVREQDSGLKDTQSGGTSGGSVGGVAVCPALGGTQTMRPTTIPTATAQQFGVPSPVGFAPAFGSARGIGTRGFGFPPPSTSVSPVLVSDPITPGPSSAVTSDVLGFMAPSSSDCSVPTKSMTTLQTEVQSPAQKPVITTEILKGVSPLRSSRKSRTDMEKELVAFIKECQGNSKDEGPELIEFDGLCLSKYQMYRMVAMDEYAGIEYVKVASKMYTSRWKAELGAGRGRSVMLEPGFGVKVQTNEPPQSLVAPFGAPFENLVIREMFVVVVPVLHMYFTLPPHTRWYCVALSMKDKRIWVLDPTSDEPLSEHGRLISHMFKYLDTLFYSKDESWVKDGLSGWGVDLVSVPPSDDVSSCVVMLSWIKDIVQRNKISPTFQPGAIEDARVSLAVDDILCELNVRRPEVYDLISGRQVRV; encoded by the exons ATGTTCCACAACCAGTCTGTTGATGTTGCTTACGGCGAGAGACACCATCCTCGATTGCCAAGAGATATGCGGGGTTCCTACATTGCAAAAGAG GTTCTGAATGTTTTAACAAGCCGATTTGAGAGAATCGAGGAGCAAATGCACAACCAAGGAGAGGTTTTAAGAAGTATGAAACTTGATTTGTCAAGAATAGTAGGGGTGAGGGAACAAGATAGTGGGTTGAAGGACACTCAAAGTGGAGGTACAAGTGGTGGTAGTGTGGGTGGTGTGGCTGTTTGCCCTGCTCTCGGAGGTACGCAGACAATGAGGCCGACCACAATTCCTACGGCCACTGCACAACAGTTTGGAGTTCCGTCGCCGGTGGGTTTTGCACCGGCCTTTGGTTCAGCTCGGGGTATTGGCACCCGAGGCTTTGGGTTCCCTCCTCCTTCCACTTCAGTCTCTCCAGTTTTGGTGAGTGATCCTATAACCCCTGGTCCTTCTTCTGCGGTTACCTCAGATGTTCTTGGATTTATGGCTCCCTCTTCCTCTGATTGTTCTGTCCCTACGAAATCTATGACCACGCTACAGACTGAAGTACAATCTCCTGCTCAGAAGCCG GTAATCACCACTGAAATTTTAAAGGGAGTTTCACCTCTTAGGAGCTCCCGGAAGAGTCGTACTGATATGGAGAAGGAATTGGTTGCTTTCATCAAGGAGTGCCAGGGAAATAGCAA GGATGAAGGACCAGAGTTGATTGAGTTCGATGGTTTATGTCTAAGCAAATATCAGATGTATCGAATGGTAGCAATGGATGAGTATGCGGGGATAGAATACGTCAAAGTGGCTAGTAAGATGTATACTAGCAGGTGGAAGGCAGAATTGGGTGCCGGTAGAGGACGAAGTGTAATGCTTGAACCTGGTTTCGGG GTTAAGGTACAAACAAACGAACCCCCTCAGTCTCTTGTAGCCCCATTCGGTGCCCCCTTTGAAAACCTCGTCATTCGGGAAATGTTTGTG GTTGTAGTACCCGTGTTGCACATGTACTTCACACTTCCACCGCACACACGTTGGTATTGTGTTGCATTATCCATGAAGGATAAGCGGATTTGGGTCCTTGATCCTACATCAGACGAGCCTTTGTCTGAGCACGGTCGTCTGATTAGCCACATG TTCAAGTACTTGGACACCCTGTTTTACTCTAAAGACGAGTCATGGGTAAAGGATGGACTGAGTGGATGGGGGGTTGACCTTGTTTCTGTCCCACCAAGCGATGA TGTGTCAAGTTGTGTTGTAATGCTATCATGGATAAAGGACATAGTCCAACGCAACAAAATTTCTCCCACATTCCAACCG GGTGCAATAGAGGATGCAAGGGTATCACTTGCTGTTGATGACATCTTGTGCGAGTTGAATGTGAGGAGACCTGAGGTGTACGACCTTATTTCTGGGAGGCAAGTCCGTGTGTAG
- the LOC130465456 gene encoding uncharacterized protein — protein MGFGALLTVKLRNLSPEFAYWLVTRVDGANGVFYGGGDMEFSLDPIQFNCVLGLPMGTQPVPSLNGNLDTRHRNIADHIVQMFGDSGGVSVQKAWEFAVGMRDGQGKAVATIVPIVTREEEFEFRIAFMIVILELVLCPSTDGFTLAGRLLPAASVAPESNSYDWCTFCLEWLKIWCKMFAHQFDQHGVVSGLGGCSLFLTVFYLDHLNVVPRQWCVMPRVAVWSQSDVDALIEADKKAGGDYGRTQMRWNTKNFCCVSSDSAV, from the exons ATGGGGTTTGGAGCCCTCCTCACCGTGAAACTGCGCAACCTGTCCCCAGAATTTGCCTACTGGTTAGTGACCAGGGTAGATGGTGCTAATGGGGTGTTTTATGGTGGGGGCGATATGGAATTCAGCCTGGATCCCATCCAATTTAACTGTGTTTTGGGGCTGCCTATGGGTACTCAGCCTGTACCATCTCTTAATGGAAACCTAGACACACGCCATAGGAATATAGCAGACCATATTGTTCAGATGTTTGGGGATAGTGGTGGGGTTTCTGTTCAGAAAGCTTGGGAATTTGCAGTTGGGATGAGGGATGGACAGGGTAAGGCGGTGGCTACTATTGTCCCAATTGTAACAAGAGAGGAGGAATTTGAATTTAGAATAGCCTTTATGATTGTTATACTGGAGCTGGTGTTGTGCCCAAGCACAGACGGGTTTACCTTGGCGGGAAGGTTGTTACCTGCCGCATCGGTAGCACCGGAGTCAAATTCATATGATTGGTGCACGTTCTGTTTAGAGTGGCTAAAGATATGGTGCAAAATGTTTGCACATCAGTTTGATCAGCATGGAGTTGTTTCTGGATTGGGGGGCTGCAGCCTATTTTTGACG GTGTTCTACCTGGACCACCTGAATGTTGTTCCTAGGCAATGGTGTGTTATGCCGAGGGTGGCTGTGTGGTCCCAATCTGATGTGGATGCCCTGATAGAGGCAGACAAGAAAGCTGGAGGTGACTATGGAAGAACTCAGATGAGATGGAATACCAAAAATTTCTGTTGTGTTAGTAGTGATTCAGCAGTATAA